One genomic segment of Sminthopsis crassicaudata isolate SCR6 chromosome 2, ASM4859323v1, whole genome shotgun sequence includes these proteins:
- the AEN gene encoding apoptosis-enhancing nuclease isoform X3, producing MWRPEEGLVGVRALSNSGSQPDREMATHTPVTELAGMAPKESSKYFQCSSTPFTNSSGKDAPRWRHKRRSRRHQRFMMHKALLEKRGVLSTPLESEGTFHLASSEVLEETERTRNNVHPATQPRKKPIQKIEPSRSTTSGHAVPNKCVAIDCEMVGTGPGGRVSELARCSVVSYYGDVLYDKYIRPETPIVDYRTRWSGITRRHMQNAIPFRVAQKEVGRHGHSSVEDATTAMELYRLVEVQWELKKASSPPSNCEESPQDSGTDIEHYMEDQFWLEEETEGCK from the exons ATGTGGAGGCCGGAAGAGGGACTGGTGGGAGTCCG GGCACTGAGCAATAGTGGGTCACAGCCTGATAGAGAGATGGCCACCCATACTCCCGTCACTGAGCTGGCAGGAATGGCACCAAAAGAAAGCTCCAAATACTTTCAGTGCTCGAGCACGCCTTTTACCAACTCCAGTGGCAAGGATGCACCCCGCTGGCGGCACAAGAGGAGGAGCCGGCGGCACCAGCGCTTCATGATGCACAAGGCCCTTCTGGAGAAGCGAGGGGTGCTGAGTACCCCCCTGGAGTCAGAGGGCACCTTCCATTTGGCCAGCTCAGAGGTTCTAGAGGAAACAGAGAGGACCAGGAATAATGTACATCCTGCCACCCAGCCCAGAAAAAAGCCCATTCAGAAGATTGAACCCAGCAGAAGCACTACTTCTGGCCACGCTGTGCCCAACAAGTGTGTGGCCATTGACTGTGAGATGGTGGGCACTGGCCCTGGAGGGCGGGTGAGTGAGCTGGCCCGATGCTCAGTGGTGAGCTACTACGGGGATGTTCTGTATGACAAATACATCCGGCCTGAGACACCCATTGTGGATTATCGGACCCGCTGGAGCGGTATAACCCGCCGGCATATGCAGAATGCTATCCCCTTCAGGGTGGCACAGAAGGAG GTTGGCCGGCATGGGCATTCATCTGTGGAAGACGCTACAACTGCCATGGAGCTCTACCGGCTGGTCGAGGTGCAGTGGGAGCTGAAAAAGGCCAGCAGCCCCCCTTCAAATTGTGAGGAAAGCCCTCAGGACAGCGGCACAGACATAGAGCACTACATGGAAGATCAGTTCTGGCTAGAAGAGGAGACTGAAGGCTGTAAATGA
- the AEN gene encoding apoptosis-enhancing nuclease isoform X1, giving the protein MWRPEEGLVGVRALSNSGSQPDREMATHTPVTELAGMAPKESSKYFQCSSTPFTNSSGKDAPRWRHKRRSRRHQRFMMHKALLEKRGVLSTPLESEGTFHLASSEVLEETERTRNNVHPATQPRKKPIQKIEPSRSTTSGHAVPNKCVAIDCEMVGTGPGGRVSELARCSVVSYYGDVLYDKYIRPETPIVDYRTRWSGITRRHMQNAIPFRVAQKEILKLLKGKLVVGHALHNDFRALKYFHPRRQTRDTLSVPSLINQTGFPVRAQSSSLKNLALQLLNKKIQVGRHGHSSVEDATTAMELYRLVEVQWELKKASSPPSNCEESPQDSGTDIEHYMEDQFWLEEETEGCK; this is encoded by the exons ATGTGGAGGCCGGAAGAGGGACTGGTGGGAGTCCG GGCACTGAGCAATAGTGGGTCACAGCCTGATAGAGAGATGGCCACCCATACTCCCGTCACTGAGCTGGCAGGAATGGCACCAAAAGAAAGCTCCAAATACTTTCAGTGCTCGAGCACGCCTTTTACCAACTCCAGTGGCAAGGATGCACCCCGCTGGCGGCACAAGAGGAGGAGCCGGCGGCACCAGCGCTTCATGATGCACAAGGCCCTTCTGGAGAAGCGAGGGGTGCTGAGTACCCCCCTGGAGTCAGAGGGCACCTTCCATTTGGCCAGCTCAGAGGTTCTAGAGGAAACAGAGAGGACCAGGAATAATGTACATCCTGCCACCCAGCCCAGAAAAAAGCCCATTCAGAAGATTGAACCCAGCAGAAGCACTACTTCTGGCCACGCTGTGCCCAACAAGTGTGTGGCCATTGACTGTGAGATGGTGGGCACTGGCCCTGGAGGGCGGGTGAGTGAGCTGGCCCGATGCTCAGTGGTGAGCTACTACGGGGATGTTCTGTATGACAAATACATCCGGCCTGAGACACCCATTGTGGATTATCGGACCCGCTGGAGCGGTATAACCCGCCGGCATATGCAGAATGCTATCCCCTTCAGGGTGGCACAGAAGGAG ATCCTTAAACTGCTGAAGGGCAAGTTGGTGGTGGGCCACGCACTCCATAATGACTTCCGGGCTCTCAAATACTTCCATCCCCGCAGACAAACTCGGGACACCCTTTCTGTCCCTAGCCTAATCAACCAAACTGGTTTCCCTGTCCGAGCCCAATCCTCTTCTCTCAAGAACCTGGCCCTGCAGCTGCTGAACAAAAAAATCCAG GTTGGCCGGCATGGGCATTCATCTGTGGAAGACGCTACAACTGCCATGGAGCTCTACCGGCTGGTCGAGGTGCAGTGGGAGCTGAAAAAGGCCAGCAGCCCCCCTTCAAATTGTGAGGAAAGCCCTCAGGACAGCGGCACAGACATAGAGCACTACATGGAAGATCAGTTCTGGCTAGAAGAGGAGACTGAAGGCTGTAAATGA
- the AEN gene encoding apoptosis-enhancing nuclease isoform X2 encodes MATHTPVTELAGMAPKESSKYFQCSSTPFTNSSGKDAPRWRHKRRSRRHQRFMMHKALLEKRGVLSTPLESEGTFHLASSEVLEETERTRNNVHPATQPRKKPIQKIEPSRSTTSGHAVPNKCVAIDCEMVGTGPGGRVSELARCSVVSYYGDVLYDKYIRPETPIVDYRTRWSGITRRHMQNAIPFRVAQKEILKLLKGKLVVGHALHNDFRALKYFHPRRQTRDTLSVPSLINQTGFPVRAQSSSLKNLALQLLNKKIQVGRHGHSSVEDATTAMELYRLVEVQWELKKASSPPSNCEESPQDSGTDIEHYMEDQFWLEEETEGCK; translated from the exons ATGGCCACCCATACTCCCGTCACTGAGCTGGCAGGAATGGCACCAAAAGAAAGCTCCAAATACTTTCAGTGCTCGAGCACGCCTTTTACCAACTCCAGTGGCAAGGATGCACCCCGCTGGCGGCACAAGAGGAGGAGCCGGCGGCACCAGCGCTTCATGATGCACAAGGCCCTTCTGGAGAAGCGAGGGGTGCTGAGTACCCCCCTGGAGTCAGAGGGCACCTTCCATTTGGCCAGCTCAGAGGTTCTAGAGGAAACAGAGAGGACCAGGAATAATGTACATCCTGCCACCCAGCCCAGAAAAAAGCCCATTCAGAAGATTGAACCCAGCAGAAGCACTACTTCTGGCCACGCTGTGCCCAACAAGTGTGTGGCCATTGACTGTGAGATGGTGGGCACTGGCCCTGGAGGGCGGGTGAGTGAGCTGGCCCGATGCTCAGTGGTGAGCTACTACGGGGATGTTCTGTATGACAAATACATCCGGCCTGAGACACCCATTGTGGATTATCGGACCCGCTGGAGCGGTATAACCCGCCGGCATATGCAGAATGCTATCCCCTTCAGGGTGGCACAGAAGGAG ATCCTTAAACTGCTGAAGGGCAAGTTGGTGGTGGGCCACGCACTCCATAATGACTTCCGGGCTCTCAAATACTTCCATCCCCGCAGACAAACTCGGGACACCCTTTCTGTCCCTAGCCTAATCAACCAAACTGGTTTCCCTGTCCGAGCCCAATCCTCTTCTCTCAAGAACCTGGCCCTGCAGCTGCTGAACAAAAAAATCCAG GTTGGCCGGCATGGGCATTCATCTGTGGAAGACGCTACAACTGCCATGGAGCTCTACCGGCTGGTCGAGGTGCAGTGGGAGCTGAAAAAGGCCAGCAGCCCCCCTTCAAATTGTGAGGAAAGCCCTCAGGACAGCGGCACAGACATAGAGCACTACATGGAAGATCAGTTCTGGCTAGAAGAGGAGACTGAAGGCTGTAAATGA